The genomic segment GTATCTCTGGTCTGATGTATTTTTTAAAAACCCCCAAAGGCGTGCGGTTCAAAGATAAAATATCGCTTAAACTTCCACTGGTTAAAGGTCTGGTAATCAAAGTCATGGTACTGCGTTTCTGCCAAACCCTCGGAACACTCCTCAAAAGTGGCGTTGATCTGAAGTCAGCCCTGGACATTTCCAAGTTTGTGGTGGTCAATCATGTTTTCATCAACCGCCTGGAACAACTGATTCTGGATGTGAATAACAAGGGGATGCCGCTGTCTGCCGCCATGAAACGGATTGAATATTTTCCTGAATATGTGCACCACGTGGTCGCGATTGGTGAGGAAGCCGCTCGACTGGATGAATTGTTGGAACGTGTCGCGGAACGCATGGAAAATGAAGTCACCTCCACCATTGATGGAATGACCGCCTTGCTTCAGCCTGCCATGATCATGGTCATGGGGGCCGCAGTGGGCTTTATCGCGTTGGCAATTTTGTTGCCGATGTTGAATATGAGTCAGTTGTTGCAACAATGATTTAAATATTATACATACACCTCAGGTCGTCGGAATTCCTGATTGTTCCTGAAAAACCAGTGTGCTGGAACCTGAAGAGGAACCAGCCTCATGTGATGCTTGTTCAACCCCGAAAACAGGAGAGTTACCATGCGCTATCGAGAACCTCAAAACCACTCTGTCCGCCTGATCGAAAAACCGTCCGGATTCAGTTTCATTGAAATCATGGTGGTCATCATTATTCTGGGACTGCTGGCCGGTCTGGTGGGCGTGTCATTGTTTGATTCAGCCGCACAGGCCCGTGTGGACACCACCAAAACACAGATCAAGGGGCTTGAGACCGCTCTGGATCTCTATCGACTGCACAATTCACGCTATCCTTCCACCGATCAGGGACTGGACGCGCTGTTGAAAAAACCGGAAGTGGGCGTTCCCCCCAGAAACTGGAATGGTCCCTACCTGCGCAGTAAAAATATGCCTAAAGATGGCTGGGCCGCAGATTTTAAATATGTCAGCGATGGCAAGGATTATGAAATCATTTCGCTGGGAGCTGATGGTGCGGAAGGTGGAACGGATAATGATGCCGACATCAATTCCAAGGATTTGTAAGCTGAAACAATCCGCCAGCGGATTCACATTTATTGAAATCATGGTGGTGCTGGTTTTAATGTCCATCACCATGTCGCTGGCGATTCCACAAATTACCAGTTTTGCGGAAGATCCCTGGCAATCTGAATTTGGCAATCTGGTCAGAGTTTTTAAACTGTTGCGAAACGAATCCATTCTGGGACATCGGGACTATCACATTGTGTTTGATGTCAAGGAACAACAATATTATGTCGAAGTTGGACTGAAAAGTGGCCGATTTGAAAAGCTGGAAAGTCCCAAAATTCTCAAACCGCATACATTTCCAGAATCTTTTGCCCTCCAGCAGGTCAGT from the SAR324 cluster bacterium genome contains:
- the gspG gene encoding type II secretion system major pseudopilin GspG, whose product is MRYREPQNHSVRLIEKPSGFSFIEIMVVIIILGLLAGLVGVSLFDSAAQARVDTTKTQIKGLETALDLYRLHNSRYPSTDQGLDALLKKPEVGVPPRNWNGPYLRSKNMPKDGWAADFKYVSDGKDYEIISLGADGAEGGTDNDADINSKDL
- a CDS encoding type II secretion system protein, giving the protein MMPTSIPRICKLKQSASGFTFIEIMVVLVLMSITMSLAIPQITSFAEDPWQSEFGNLVRVFKLLRNESILGHRDYHIVFDVKEQQYYVEVGLKSGRFEKLESPKILKPHTFPESFALQQVSLTGDINSQSASRVLKQPVAVRIDSSGFVTPFTLVFVDTEANSFWKIATTNIMGQLELKQE